The following are encoded in a window of Sphaerisporangium siamense genomic DNA:
- a CDS encoding antirestriction protein ArdA: MLLTATAGRSTISIHFWNLAEYVGGNLVGDWVDLDECVDFEDFQRKVMEATKNAEELILGDYESEFGVDLGFGEYPNLDTVWELHTKLSEIDEDDRDAFADYLAYHGGVSYLESALSEWQDRYCGRWNSLEDYALDFASDVYSEFFKNVPPGFMVEVDTAAWECDHWISDNGHVFRCF, translated from the coding sequence ATGCTTCTTACTGCTACCGCTGGCCGGTCCACCATCAGCATTCACTTCTGGAACCTGGCCGAGTACGTCGGCGGGAACCTGGTCGGCGACTGGGTTGACCTTGACGAGTGCGTGGACTTCGAGGACTTCCAGCGCAAGGTGATGGAGGCCACCAAGAACGCCGAGGAACTGATCCTCGGTGACTACGAAAGCGAGTTCGGGGTGGACCTCGGATTCGGCGAGTACCCGAATCTCGACACGGTGTGGGAGCTGCACACCAAGCTCTCTGAGATCGACGAGGACGACCGCGACGCGTTCGCTGACTATCTCGCCTACCACGGCGGCGTTTCGTACCTGGAAAGCGCTCTGAGCGAGTGGCAGGACCGCTACTGCGGCCGGTGGAACTCACTTGAGGACTACGCCCTCGACTTCGCGTCGGACGTGTACTCCGAGTTCTTCAAGAACGTCCCGCCCGGGTTCATGGTCGAGGTGGACACGGCGGCCTGGGAATGCGACCACTGGATCTCGGACAACGGCCACGTGTTCCGCTGCTTCTGA
- a CDS encoding DUF3987 domain-containing protein, which translates to MPTNKMPEPDVAMFTGPIGKMVNELDPYTEGSKVGVLATLLAGFSAAVGNLPGVGTGKGSMPLSFWPVLVGPTGVGRKGTATGIAMKVLVEGLATFGVNNVVYGCPATGLGFAGELSERAIRNVAAPVLFIEEEMDTFISNSKRDTKVGTYLRKAWDGATITHKTSQLDLVIMKPHVAIVGHIQPKNWGAISGSKDATGGTYNRFFPVWVMQSKKLPVFATPNPEELIKKLGNRFRSMVNFAQEVTELTVPDDVALVFENKHREICDALTTGNEELGQYTERAMAYMIRIAGLYCLADKRTELALTDFDAALALVQYMVETVTYTLPEAEADGNDIPARIVAFIREAGEQGVTSTEVARKFQRVRAAEIRAIVDGSERIKTTKLRSEGGRPATLFTWLEDSEQTADGLAVVA; encoded by the coding sequence ATGCCCACGAACAAGATGCCCGAGCCGGATGTGGCGATGTTCACCGGCCCGATCGGCAAGATGGTCAACGAGCTGGACCCCTACACCGAGGGATCGAAGGTCGGTGTCCTGGCCACTCTGCTGGCCGGGTTCAGCGCCGCCGTGGGCAATCTGCCCGGTGTCGGCACGGGCAAGGGGTCGATGCCCCTGAGCTTCTGGCCGGTCCTGGTCGGGCCCACGGGTGTGGGCCGCAAGGGCACGGCGACCGGCATTGCCATGAAGGTGCTGGTCGAGGGGCTGGCCACCTTCGGGGTCAACAACGTGGTCTACGGCTGCCCCGCGACGGGCCTCGGCTTCGCCGGGGAGCTGTCCGAGCGTGCGATCCGCAACGTTGCCGCCCCGGTGCTGTTCATCGAGGAGGAGATGGACACGTTCATCTCGAACTCGAAGCGGGATACGAAGGTCGGCACCTACCTGCGCAAGGCGTGGGACGGGGCCACGATCACCCACAAGACCAGCCAGTTGGACCTGGTCATCATGAAGCCCCACGTCGCGATCGTCGGCCACATCCAGCCGAAGAACTGGGGTGCGATCAGCGGGTCCAAGGACGCGACCGGTGGCACCTACAACCGGTTCTTCCCGGTCTGGGTCATGCAGAGCAAGAAGCTCCCGGTGTTCGCCACGCCGAACCCCGAGGAGCTGATCAAGAAGCTCGGGAACCGCTTCCGGTCGATGGTGAACTTCGCGCAGGAGGTCACCGAACTCACCGTCCCGGACGACGTGGCGCTCGTCTTCGAGAACAAGCACCGCGAGATCTGCGACGCGCTCACGACCGGCAACGAGGAGCTTGGCCAGTACACCGAGCGGGCCATGGCGTACATGATCCGGATCGCCGGTCTGTACTGCCTGGCCGACAAGCGCACCGAGCTGGCGCTTACGGACTTCGACGCGGCCTTGGCCCTGGTTCAGTACATGGTCGAGACGGTCACGTACACGCTGCCCGAGGCCGAGGCGGACGGGAACGACATCCCGGCTCGGATCGTGGCCTTCATCCGCGAGGCCGGGGAGCAGGGTGTGACCTCCACCGAGGTTGCCCGCAAGTTCCAGCGGGTCCGTGCGGCCGAGATCCGCGCGATCGTGGACGGCTCCGAGCGGATCAAGACGACCAAGCTGCGGTCCGAGGGCGGACGTCCCGCAACCCTCTTCACCTGGCTTGAGGACTCGGAACAGACCGCTGACGGGCTGGCCGTCGTCGCCTGA
- a CDS encoding collagen-like protein, whose amino-acid sequence MSDVIEIASDGALSFEFADDIETVEVGYLPVGVGAGPKGDRGYSAYEVAVQGGFTGTEAQWLASLKGPAGAPGEPGPAGERGPAGERGPEGPRGPEGPQGPAGADGLPGPAGADGAPGQPGADGDPGPQGIQGPKGDPGEPGAQGIQGPPGADGAQGPKGDLGEPGEQGPRGFTGADGVDGVDGATAYELAVAHGFEGTETEWLASLVGPQGPKGDPGDPGSGGGGSVVVRKTSAYITSGSASPIPGAGAGNWTVVPNYEISIAAQEGDWVSIDLSAMLNLASGGTYLDLAVIVGSTPVRYLSNGEPTPAAEGDPTLYPSAGTFRTTGYSKGFWVTAGDLDNGRVRFVIVCAGATAGTIFSEAAYPFYWEAESITGAVPG is encoded by the coding sequence GTGAGTGACGTCATCGAGATCGCCAGCGATGGAGCGCTGAGCTTCGAGTTCGCCGACGACATCGAGACCGTGGAGGTCGGATACCTGCCCGTGGGCGTAGGTGCCGGCCCGAAGGGCGACCGAGGCTACAGCGCCTACGAGGTCGCCGTGCAGGGAGGCTTCACCGGGACCGAAGCTCAATGGCTCGCGTCCCTCAAGGGCCCGGCCGGCGCACCCGGTGAACCCGGGCCCGCTGGCGAGCGCGGTCCAGCCGGGGAGCGTGGACCCGAAGGCCCCCGGGGACCCGAAGGACCGCAGGGCCCCGCAGGCGCCGATGGGCTGCCCGGTCCGGCTGGAGCTGATGGGGCACCTGGGCAGCCCGGCGCGGACGGAGACCCCGGCCCGCAAGGCATCCAGGGTCCGAAGGGCGACCCCGGAGAGCCGGGAGCCCAGGGAATCCAGGGACCGCCCGGGGCCGATGGCGCTCAGGGCCCGAAGGGAGACCTCGGCGAGCCCGGAGAGCAGGGGCCTCGGGGCTTCACCGGGGCTGACGGCGTGGACGGCGTTGACGGCGCAACCGCGTATGAGCTGGCCGTGGCCCACGGCTTCGAGGGCACCGAGACCGAGTGGCTGGCCTCCCTCGTCGGCCCGCAGGGACCCAAGGGCGACCCGGGCGATCCGGGCAGCGGAGGTGGCGGCAGCGTCGTCGTTCGCAAGACGAGCGCCTACATCACTTCCGGTAGTGCCAGCCCTATCCCAGGGGCGGGCGCGGGGAACTGGACCGTCGTCCCGAACTACGAGATCTCCATCGCCGCCCAAGAGGGCGACTGGGTGTCCATCGACCTCTCGGCGATGCTGAACCTGGCCAGCGGCGGAACCTACCTCGACCTGGCCGTCATCGTCGGGTCGACGCCTGTCCGCTACCTGTCCAACGGGGAACCGACCCCGGCCGCCGAAGGCGACCCGACGTTGTACCCATCGGCCGGCACCTTCCGGACCACGGGCTACAGCAAGGGCTTCTGGGTGACGGCGGGAGACCTCGACAACGGCAGGGTGCGTTTCGTCATCGTCTGCGCCGGAGCCACCGCTGGCACCATCTTCTCCGAGGCGGCCTACCCCTTCTACTGGGAGGCCGAATCCATCACGGGCGCTGTGCCCGGCTGA
- a CDS encoding peptidoglycan-binding protein, with protein sequence MTTAAKVIAEARADLGMRENPAGSNLVPITREFGKIPGYPGGGYGYPWCAAATSIWCKAAGLKAGTDYPHTPSTLAQYDWAKTNKRWYSTPKVGDLVLYSSNGTRAGIYHVELVEKVSTSSITTIGGNTSGSAGDGIEGNGDGCYRKTITRGNARIIGYVRPRYADASEAPEKPWDGKSYPGHLVRRGDRGAEVKAVQNMLNAFDWKLDVDADFGPSTEHAVQVFQSNHKLMPDGVVGPDTWKALAAGPLKKEPAKAPAKPPAKAPEPRTLKLKDVGDDVKAAKAKLIAAGYTYITPGTYFDAPTQVAVMDLQARRQLDLTGQIGPQTRKALSL encoded by the coding sequence ATGACCACCGCAGCCAAGGTGATCGCGGAAGCTCGGGCGGACCTGGGCATGCGGGAGAACCCGGCCGGCTCCAACCTCGTGCCCATCACCCGCGAGTTCGGGAAGATCCCCGGCTACCCGGGCGGGGGCTACGGCTACCCGTGGTGCGCCGCCGCGACCTCGATATGGTGCAAGGCCGCCGGGCTGAAGGCAGGCACCGACTACCCGCACACCCCGTCGACCCTCGCTCAGTACGACTGGGCCAAGACGAACAAGCGCTGGTACTCCACCCCGAAGGTCGGAGACCTGGTGCTGTACTCGTCCAACGGCACGCGGGCCGGCATCTACCACGTCGAGCTGGTGGAGAAGGTCTCGACCTCCTCGATCACGACCATCGGAGGCAACACCTCCGGATCGGCCGGCGACGGCATCGAGGGCAATGGGGACGGCTGCTACCGCAAGACCATCACCCGAGGCAACGCCCGGATCATCGGCTACGTCCGACCCCGCTACGCGGACGCCTCAGAGGCCCCTGAAAAGCCCTGGGACGGCAAGTCCTACCCGGGACACCTGGTGCGCCGAGGCGACCGCGGAGCCGAGGTCAAGGCCGTCCAGAACATGCTGAACGCCTTCGACTGGAAGCTCGACGTCGATGCCGACTTCGGCCCCTCCACCGAGCACGCGGTGCAGGTCTTCCAGAGCAATCACAAGCTCATGCCTGACGGCGTCGTGGGCCCCGACACCTGGAAGGCGCTCGCGGCAGGCCCCCTGAAGAAGGAGCCCGCCAAGGCTCCCGCCAAGCCTCCGGCGAAGGCTCCCGAGCCTCGCACCCTCAAGCTCAAGGACGTCGGCGACGACGTGAAGGCGGCCAAGGCCAAGCTCATCGCCGCTGGCTACACCTACATCACGCCCGGCACGTACTTCGACGCCCCCACGCAGGTGGCGGTCATGGACCTCCAGGCCCGGCGCCAGCTCGACCTCACCGGCCAGATCGGACCCCAGACCCGCAAGGCCCTCAGCCTGTAA
- a CDS encoding Gp37-like protein, which translates to MRNFRIYVRESLFPRTKAEGGDGLAPLAIVGLADAYTTFDAIPRHNAVGSWSLTIPAGHPQSRMIQPGRGIVVFQEGESEPLFSGPITQIEKVWDSDNAGAGSVVATGVDDNYLMAERLAWTNPAADIHMASAFQYWQVNKDWPNTGELLRQLFLANTQGLAQRRLDRVFIPGPGSTAAFFNDDTARAARIRFDQPDQLVSLLSAIYGFRIRFIWHPNPSTVASNGDPEATGPGILLKLEPISNLTNDIRFGAELGNLRGFKYLTKAPKATRLVIATQNRTWREVTQTPTYDGNDVATGYTEVSVEKSGPERWHGYFANDVYDPEWWGNPDATPADKQHTLAWAEAGFTATETEWGITAERYKDRRDIPWQWVQDPTKPTGWAQDPPPWSSQYRAIQDEAESFYLDSGPTASISIDPLETDSTMFGVHYGLGDLIRVVIDGEVRDEIVREARLSSSAQDGPRVKPTLGTFGSGETPYLYGAIRALWDRVHNVEGREDLKHTLTDVPISDFDIRKAV; encoded by the coding sequence ATGCGCAACTTCCGGATCTACGTCAGGGAGTCGCTGTTCCCCCGCACCAAGGCGGAGGGCGGCGACGGCCTGGCCCCCCTTGCCATCGTCGGCCTCGCCGACGCCTACACCACCTTCGACGCCATCCCCCGGCACAACGCGGTCGGCTCGTGGAGCCTGACCATCCCCGCCGGGCATCCGCAGTCCCGGATGATCCAGCCCGGCCGAGGGATCGTCGTCTTCCAGGAGGGCGAGAGCGAGCCCCTGTTCTCCGGGCCCATCACGCAGATCGAGAAGGTCTGGGACAGCGACAACGCGGGCGCCGGCTCGGTGGTCGCCACCGGAGTGGACGACAACTACCTGATGGCCGAACGGCTCGCCTGGACCAACCCGGCCGCCGACATCCACATGGCCTCGGCCTTCCAGTACTGGCAGGTCAACAAGGACTGGCCCAACACGGGAGAGCTGCTGCGCCAACTGTTCCTGGCCAACACCCAGGGCCTTGCGCAGCGCCGCCTGGATCGGGTGTTCATCCCCGGCCCGGGGTCCACCGCCGCCTTCTTCAACGACGACACCGCCCGAGCCGCGCGGATCAGGTTCGACCAGCCCGACCAGCTCGTGTCGCTGCTGAGCGCCATCTACGGATTCCGTATCCGCTTCATCTGGCACCCCAACCCTTCTACGGTCGCCTCCAACGGCGACCCCGAGGCCACCGGTCCGGGCATCCTGCTCAAGCTCGAACCCATCTCCAACCTCACCAACGACATCCGCTTCGGAGCCGAGCTGGGGAACCTGCGGGGCTTCAAGTACCTGACCAAGGCCCCCAAGGCGACCCGCCTGGTCATCGCCACCCAGAACCGGACCTGGCGCGAGGTCACCCAGACCCCGACCTACGACGGCAACGACGTCGCGACCGGATACACCGAGGTCTCGGTGGAGAAGTCGGGCCCCGAGCGGTGGCACGGATACTTCGCCAACGACGTGTACGACCCCGAGTGGTGGGGCAACCCCGACGCCACGCCGGCCGACAAGCAGCACACCCTCGCATGGGCCGAGGCCGGTTTCACCGCCACCGAAACCGAGTGGGGCATCACGGCCGAGCGCTACAAGGACCGGCGAGACATCCCCTGGCAGTGGGTCCAGGACCCCACCAAGCCGACCGGCTGGGCACAAGACCCTCCCCCCTGGTCCTCGCAGTACCGGGCCATCCAGGACGAAGCAGAGTCCTTCTACCTCGACTCCGGTCCTACCGCCTCGATCTCCATCGACCCGCTGGAGACCGACTCGACCATGTTCGGCGTCCACTACGGCCTGGGCGACCTCATCCGGGTCGTCATCGACGGCGAGGTCCGAGACGAGATCGTGCGTGAAGCGCGTCTCAGCTCCAGCGCCCAGGACGGGCCCCGGGTCAAGCCGACACTCGGCACCTTCGGCTCAGGTGAGACCCCCTACCTGTACGGCGCGATCCGCGCCCTGTGGGACCGGGTCCACAACGTGGAGGGCCGAGAAGACCTCAAGCACACCTTGACCGACGTCCCGATCTCTGACTTCGACATCCGGAAGGCGGTGTAG
- a CDS encoding IPT/TIG domain-containing protein, with protein sequence MAPTYLTKDPVLVPNTGYIFVAPEGTPKPVLPYDIRTERTLRDSVGTSWASIGNTSLENGLTHDSEGDDPEVLGTWQKPALRTTNPPKVFTVTLALADFTIDTYRLYYGGGDVAADGSFVIPSVPAAQTKALLVVAVDGDRHVVEYYERVSLIGAEGVTYDPAALTEMQVVATILSGANGLGQISPVMWGKAVEINPPTVTEVTPATGAPGSQVVITGTNLTAPATVWFGVYEGVNPVYTPTGTQLTVTVPDPVETGDLPVQLKVETNFGESAGTSFTIDQS encoded by the coding sequence ATGGCACCCACCTACCTGACGAAGGACCCGGTCCTCGTTCCGAACACCGGCTACATCTTCGTCGCCCCTGAGGGCACCCCGAAGCCGGTCCTGCCGTACGACATCCGCACCGAGCGCACCCTGCGCGACAGCGTGGGCACCTCCTGGGCCTCCATCGGCAACACCTCGCTGGAGAACGGCCTGACGCACGACTCCGAGGGCGATGACCCCGAGGTGCTGGGCACCTGGCAGAAGCCCGCCCTGCGCACCACCAACCCGCCCAAGGTCTTCACGGTGACGCTGGCCCTGGCCGACTTCACCATCGACACCTACCGCCTGTACTACGGCGGCGGCGATGTGGCCGCTGACGGCTCGTTCGTCATCCCCTCGGTGCCGGCCGCGCAGACCAAGGCGCTGCTGGTGGTCGCGGTGGACGGTGACCGCCACGTGGTCGAGTACTACGAGCGGGTCAGCCTGATCGGCGCTGAGGGCGTCACCTACGACCCGGCCGCCCTGACGGAGATGCAGGTCGTCGCGACCATCCTGAGCGGCGCCAACGGCCTGGGCCAGATCTCCCCGGTCATGTGGGGCAAGGCGGTCGAGATCAACCCGCCGACCGTGACCGAGGTGACCCCGGCCACCGGCGCCCCCGGTTCGCAGGTGGTCATCACCGGCACCAACCTGACGGCCCCGGCGACCGTCTGGTTCGGCGTCTACGAGGGCGTCAACCCCGTCTACACGCCGACCGGCACCCAGCTCACCGTCACGGTTCCCGACCCGGTGGAAACCGGCGACCTGCCGGTTCAGCTCAAGGTCGAGACCAACTTCGGCGAGTCGGCCGGCACCTCTTTCACCATCGACCAGTCCTGA
- a CDS encoding DUF5403 family protein: MSVWVNPKIAEVIAGLPGVHAEVIATAQRGAKILKANIARRTGAMARSVRAEALGDKDAFFGVKDEGAIGYNFGHFNNWADREVPGSHVIERTISEM; this comes from the coding sequence ATGAGCGTGTGGGTCAACCCCAAGATCGCCGAGGTCATAGCGGGACTGCCCGGCGTCCACGCCGAGGTCATCGCGACCGCGCAGCGCGGAGCCAAGATCCTCAAGGCGAACATCGCCAGGCGCACCGGAGCGATGGCGCGCAGCGTCCGGGCCGAGGCCCTGGGCGACAAGGACGCCTTCTTCGGCGTCAAGGACGAGGGCGCGATCGGCTACAACTTCGGCCACTTCAACAACTGGGCCGACCGCGAGGTCCCTGGCTCTCACGTGATTGAAAGAACTATCTCGGAGATGTGA
- a CDS encoding phage major capsid family protein, which produces MAFTDGLYKDTGAHLNAGVQGVFIPEVWSAQLLTETEDRLVLGNLFATNTYEGEFRKEGDVLRIPHFIDTVQDKGNVPAYASIGSADRAELDYIKMQVAKGSSFHFEVDSLHQLQTKAGIDLMSELVRQRARKAALALDSLVANTIVTAAQETATNSGLGKDLNSDGGAVALHGLVETVELGTGTAARYNQIVDMAALLDDANVEDEKFLVIGTAVKAEILKMKEFIDASHWGGTPIMVSGFMGSVLGIPVIVSNTVGPRIARKGKQALVGQSHDAARGVDMLMGVRGSVAAVIPNVEMKAYEPEAKFTHAIKTRMHYDSKVIAPHAIVVGKPATP; this is translated from the coding sequence TTGGCATTCACCGATGGCCTCTACAAGGACACCGGCGCCCACCTCAACGCCGGGGTGCAGGGCGTCTTCATCCCCGAGGTCTGGAGCGCGCAGCTCCTCACCGAGACCGAGGACCGGCTGGTTCTCGGCAACCTGTTCGCCACCAACACCTACGAGGGCGAGTTCCGCAAGGAAGGCGACGTCCTCCGCATCCCCCACTTCATCGACACCGTCCAGGACAAGGGCAACGTCCCGGCCTACGCCTCGATCGGCTCGGCCGACCGGGCTGAGCTGGACTACATCAAGATGCAGGTCGCGAAGGGCTCCAGCTTCCACTTCGAGGTGGACTCGCTGCACCAGCTCCAGACCAAGGCCGGCATCGACCTGATGTCCGAGCTGGTCCGCCAGCGTGCCCGCAAGGCGGCCCTGGCCCTGGACTCCCTGGTGGCCAACACCATCGTCACCGCCGCGCAGGAGACCGCCACCAACTCCGGCCTGGGCAAGGACCTGAACAGCGACGGCGGCGCGGTGGCCCTGCACGGCCTGGTCGAGACCGTCGAGCTGGGCACCGGCACCGCGGCCCGCTACAACCAGATCGTGGACATGGCGGCCCTGCTGGATGACGCCAATGTCGAGGACGAGAAGTTCCTGGTCATCGGGACCGCCGTGAAGGCAGAGATCCTGAAGATGAAGGAGTTCATCGACGCGAGCCACTGGGGCGGCACTCCGATCATGGTGAGCGGCTTCATGGGCAGCGTCCTGGGCATCCCGGTCATCGTGTCCAACACGGTGGGTCCCCGCATCGCCCGCAAGGGCAAGCAGGCCCTCGTCGGCCAGAGCCACGACGCCGCCCGAGGCGTGGACATGCTGATGGGCGTGCGCGGTTCGGTCGCCGCTGTCATCCCGAACGTCGAGATGAAGGCGTATGAGCCCGAGGCCAAGTTCACCCACGCGATCAAGACCCGGATGCACTACGACTCCAAGGTCATCGCTCCGCACGCGATCGTCGTCGGCAAGCCGGCCACTCCCTGA
- a CDS encoding phage portal protein: protein MEWIGWLEAKLSMQRAEVRKYATYYDSENKILNYAQQKFTEIFGDLFVGWRDNFCPLIVDSVSERLRVQGFRMGPDEPADKDATDIWQFNKLDAESNAAHIDALMGGASFVTVWGDEDDQPLMVPESAEDVVVQYEPGSRRKRAAALKQYVDDWGIEHATLWTPTRVFTTDRPFTGTDSERRWSEPQETSNPLKQVPVIPLLNRTRLKITPFSELAAIIPVQDAINKVAADALVASEFAAFPQRILSGVEPLPENPSTDDIEAARQEAIRAYIDRILTLDNPDAKWGQFEAADLKNYVVLIDMLVQHMASQSRVPFHYFLLNGGQAPSGESITAAEAGLVAKARERMLHFGESWEEAMRLAFLVKGDTSRAKAYSAEVIWDDPEYRSKAQLADALLKMKELGVPEKQLQEEYGYTPTQILRFDAMREEEMKRAKELADKYGLSDMLGPNGQQQPGQPGKPGQPQSSTRGEAKPKTPQDKVASVELKKAA from the coding sequence GTGGAGTGGATCGGCTGGCTTGAAGCCAAGCTCAGCATGCAGCGAGCCGAGGTCCGCAAGTACGCGACCTACTACGACTCCGAGAACAAGATCCTCAACTACGCCCAGCAGAAGTTCACCGAGATCTTCGGGGACCTGTTCGTCGGGTGGAGGGACAACTTCTGTCCCCTGATCGTGGACTCGGTGTCTGAGCGCCTGCGGGTGCAGGGCTTCCGCATGGGCCCGGACGAACCCGCGGACAAGGACGCCACTGACATCTGGCAGTTCAACAAGCTGGACGCCGAATCCAACGCGGCCCACATCGACGCCCTGATGGGCGGGGCCTCCTTCGTGACGGTGTGGGGCGATGAGGACGACCAGCCGCTCATGGTGCCTGAGTCCGCCGAGGACGTCGTGGTGCAGTACGAGCCGGGCAGCCGGCGCAAGCGCGCCGCGGCCCTGAAGCAGTACGTGGATGACTGGGGTATCGAGCACGCCACCTTGTGGACGCCGACCAGGGTCTTCACCACCGACCGGCCCTTCACCGGCACCGACTCCGAGCGCCGCTGGTCTGAGCCTCAGGAGACGTCCAACCCGCTCAAGCAGGTCCCGGTCATCCCGCTGCTCAACCGCACCCGACTCAAGATCACCCCGTTCTCGGAGCTGGCGGCGATCATCCCGGTCCAGGACGCCATCAACAAGGTGGCGGCCGACGCCTTGGTTGCCTCGGAGTTCGCCGCGTTCCCGCAGCGGATTCTGAGCGGAGTCGAACCGCTCCCCGAGAACCCCTCCACAGACGACATCGAGGCTGCTCGCCAGGAGGCGATCCGGGCCTACATCGACCGCATCCTGACGCTGGACAACCCCGACGCCAAGTGGGGCCAGTTCGAGGCCGCGGACCTGAAGAACTACGTGGTCCTGATCGACATGCTCGTCCAGCACATGGCGAGCCAGTCCAGGGTTCCGTTCCACTACTTCCTGCTCAACGGTGGCCAGGCTCCGAGCGGTGAGTCGATCACCGCCGCCGAGGCCGGCCTGGTGGCCAAGGCCCGTGAGCGGATGCTGCACTTCGGCGAGTCCTGGGAAGAGGCCATGCGCCTGGCATTCCTGGTCAAGGGCGACACGTCCAGGGCCAAGGCATACAGCGCAGAGGTCATCTGGGATGACCCGGAGTACCGCAGCAAGGCGCAGCTCGCCGATGCTCTCCTGAAGATGAAGGAACTCGGGGTTCCCGAGAAGCAGCTCCAGGAGGAGTACGGCTACACGCCGACCCAGATTCTCCGCTTCGACGCGATGCGCGAAGAGGAGATGAAGCGGGCGAAGGAGCTTGCCGACAAGTACGGCCTGAGCGACATGCTCGGACCCAACGGTCAGCAGCAGCCGGGCCAGCCCGGCAAGCCCGGACAGCCGCAGTCATCTACTCGCGGCGAAGCCAAGCCGAAGACGCCCCAAGACAAGGTCGCTTCGGTCGAGCTGAAGAAGGCCGCGTAA
- a CDS encoding terminase TerL endonuclease subunit has product MQTGNLPEGVPHPTRSLGYQILRWAEKYIVQPDGENAGQPWQFTIEQKRFILWLYAIDERGKWLYSTACLRRSKGWGKTPVLAALAIIEFIGPCRFSHFDENGFPVGKRVGLPLIQIAATSIDQTANTRDMIRGMLANSPAEDEYDVEIGKERIQFRSGRPGRIEPVTSSSRGLEGARPTFVVGDETHHWVPSNGGIAVFEVLDRNVRKTAGSGSRYVESTNAFNPNEDSVAQRTYEAFQKKPNGKLLYDCVEADSDEIDLKDVEAVELGLRQAYGDSHWVDIQGLIDAIQDPRTSQAQAYRFYLNKIQESADAWMARPIWDGLADDTDPIKAGDQIAIGFDGSLYSDSTAIVGCRLRDGKTFMIHLDEDPGIPNREWQVDTLLVDKRMREAHATYQVEWVYADPSYWQNVVGTWALDFKEKDRDGRDIVFEFSPARAKQMCEAIERFHTAAHLVEGIKHDGNPDLARHIGNAVTYEVPQGTLIRKESKKSRKKIDAAIAAVLAYEARAEAIADGRMKVRRRARLRTY; this is encoded by the coding sequence GTGCAAACGGGCAACCTCCCCGAGGGGGTCCCCCACCCCACAAGGTCTCTGGGCTACCAGATCCTCCGCTGGGCTGAGAAGTACATCGTCCAGCCGGACGGCGAGAACGCCGGCCAGCCGTGGCAGTTCACCATCGAGCAGAAGCGCTTCATCCTCTGGCTCTACGCGATCGACGAGCGCGGCAAGTGGCTCTACAGCACCGCCTGCCTTCGCCGATCCAAGGGATGGGGCAAGACCCCCGTCTTGGCTGCGCTGGCCATCATCGAGTTCATCGGCCCCTGCCGGTTCTCGCACTTCGATGAGAACGGCTTCCCGGTCGGGAAGCGTGTGGGCCTGCCGCTGATCCAGATCGCGGCTACCTCGATCGACCAGACCGCCAACACCCGCGACATGATCCGCGGCATGCTGGCGAACTCGCCGGCCGAGGACGAGTACGACGTCGAGATCGGCAAGGAGCGCATCCAGTTCCGCTCCGGCCGGCCCGGTCGTATCGAGCCCGTCACCAGTTCCTCACGGGGCCTGGAAGGCGCCCGGCCCACCTTCGTGGTGGGCGATGAGACCCACCACTGGGTGCCGTCCAACGGCGGCATCGCCGTGTTCGAGGTGTTGGACCGTAACGTCCGCAAGACGGCCGGTTCGGGCTCGCGATACGTGGAGTCGACCAACGCCTTCAACCCGAACGAGGACTCAGTAGCTCAGCGCACCTACGAGGCGTTCCAGAAGAAGCCCAACGGCAAGCTGCTCTACGACTGCGTGGAGGCCGACTCCGACGAGATCGACCTCAAGGACGTCGAGGCCGTCGAGCTGGGCCTGAGGCAGGCGTACGGCGACTCGCACTGGGTGGACATCCAGGGCCTCATCGACGCGATCCAGGACCCACGTACGAGCCAGGCACAGGCGTACCGCTTCTACCTGAACAAGATCCAGGAGTCCGCTGACGCCTGGATGGCACGTCCCATCTGGGACGGCCTGGCCGATGACACCGACCCGATCAAGGCCGGTGACCAGATCGCCATCGGGTTCGACGGCTCGCTCTACAGCGACAGCACGGCGATCGTGGGCTGCCGTCTCCGCGACGGCAAGACGTTCATGATCCACCTGGACGAGGACCCGGGCATCCCGAACCGGGAATGGCAGGTGGACACCCTGCTTGTGGACAAGAGGATGCGCGAGGCGCACGCGACCTACCAGGTCGAGTGGGTCTACGCCGACCCGTCCTACTGGCAGAACGTCGTCGGGACCTGGGCCCTGGACTTCAAGGAGAAGGACCGGGACGGCCGGGACATCGTCTTCGAGTTCTCCCCGGCCCGAGCCAAGCAGATGTGCGAGGCCATCGAGCGCTTCCACACCGCCGCTCACCTGGTCGAGGGCATCAAGCACGACGGCAACCCCGACCTGGCCCGCCACATCGGCAACGCGGTGACCTACGAGGTCCCCCAAGGGACCTTGATCCGCAAGGAGTCCAAGAAGTCCCGCAAGAAGATCGACGCCGCCATTGCGGCGGTCCTGGCCTACGAGGCGCGAGCCGAGGCCATCGCCGATGGGCGCATGAAGGTGCGCCGTCGCGCACGTCTACGCACTTACTGA